The following nucleotide sequence is from Kineobactrum salinum.
ACACCATGGTGCCTGCAGTAGCCAGCAGGGCCAGTCTCGCCCCGCTATCACCCTCCACCGCAATGGGGACCAGTACGGCTATCAGCACCGAGCCGGACATCGCGTTGATAAAGCTCTCGACTCGGGCATTGACAGGCAGCAGCGACATCATCAGCACACCACCGATGCGGGTGAGCAGTGTGATCAGTGCCATCAACCCGATCAGCAACAGCGCGCCCCCCTCCGCGGTGCTTATCATCGGCCCGTCTCCTCCAGCCAGAACGCCCCCACCAGCCCACCGGCCAGCGCGCCGACGATGACATGGCTGTTCTCCGGCAACCAGCGGTAGGCCCCATAAGCGGCGCAGCCGCCGACCACCCAGGCCAGCATCGTACGCCGGCTGTGACGGCCACTGAGCGCCATGGTCAACATGAAGCAACCCAGCACCATGTCCAGCCCGAAGGCGGCGGGATTGTTGATACCGGCGCCGAACACCAGGCCGACGACAGTGCCGATCAGCCAGGTCGACCACAATGCGAGTCCCCCACCCACCAGCAAACCGAGATTGGACCTGCCCTGCTGGAAATCCGCCAGAGTCATGGCCCAGTTCGCGTCAGACAAAACCAGCAGGCTGGCATAGCGTTTGCCCGGGGAACCTGGCGCAACCACGGATACAGGGAGGCACCCATCAGCAGCATGCGGGCATTGATCGCGAAGGTCGTCGCCAACAGCGGCAGCAGGGGTACTTCCAGGCCCCACAGATCCAGTGCCGCAAACTGCGCGGTGCCGGCAAACACCGCGGCGCTCATCACCACGATTTCGAGGCCGCTGAGGCCAGCCTGAACCCCGGCCAGCCCGAAGGCCAGCCCGAAGGCGGCCACGAACAGCGACAGGGGCAGCAGGCGCCAGAAGCCCGCACGCACGTCGGCGAGGGTAAGCTGAGATGGATTGTGATACATGTAGAGGGCCCGACCAGGTGCAGCGGTGATTAAATCAGTTAGTCACGGTCGGGCCAAGGCCTGCGCCGGGAAATGTTGTCCGCAAATGGCCAGGCATCGGGCACCAGAAAAAAACGCTCCTGCTCACGCCACAGTCCCGTAGCAGGGTCCTGCAGCAATCGCGCAAACAGACGCGGCGAGGCACCGCCGGCTATCTGCCCGGCCGCAGCGATCGCCTGACGGCTGTCGGGTGAAGGCGACTGACTCCACGGCCCCAGCCAGTCCGGCTTGTGCAATACCACTGCGAACTCCAGCTGTGAGTCCTCCACCGCAGTCGCCCTCAACCAGGTGCCGCGCTGATGATCGGCCGGCACACCGACCGGTGCCGGGAGGGAATCATCGTGGGGATAGAACAGATAACCCGGCATCAGCACCCGTGACCGGACCGGATGCGGCAGGCCCAGCGCGTCCAGCAGAGCCTGTGTCTCCGGCAGTACTGCCAGTCGAGCCTGATGTTCCAGTAGACGATGGCTCTTCAGGTCCAGGCGGTCCCTGCTGCCCGGCCCGTACCAGCGCACCTCACCTTCGCCGGCGGGCCGGCAGCCCAGGTAGAACTTGACGGCGACCTCGTGGTGTTCGGCCTCACCGGTGGCGGGGTTGCGCACGAGAAAATCCAACTCACCCAGAGTGCGGCCCCCGTCACGCACCGGCAGGTTGCGCGCCAGAATCTGCCAACCCAGGAGCTCGGTCAACAGACAGGCATAGAGTTGCTCGAAATAGTGCCCCAGTTTCTTCCCCGCCGCTTCGGAAAGGCTTGCCGCCAGCCGGGCATTCCCGGACACTGCCTGCAAATTTTGCTCGAAGTCCACCGGCAACCATTTGCCAACGGTGAAGACGGCAGCATTTTCTACGAGGCTCGGTGCACTGCACAGCCAGTGGAGATGCCGAAGGTAATACGGCCCGCCAATATTGCGAATATCAATCATTCCCACGGTCGCTCCGTTTCAATGTATAACCGGGGGTCCATCATGCCCTTCCCACTCCGCCTGACCCGCGCATGGCCGGGCCCCAGCCGGCCTCAACCTGCGGCCACTGTACCGCCTGGCTTCACTCGCATCACCGAACTTCACCAGTCACGAGGCTGTCGGACTTGGTCCATTTACAGCGATCCTGTCGCCAGCCACTGTCGATTGCTATCATACGCTTCGTTTTGAGGACACTGGAGCTTGGGGGTTTATGGCTACACGCGAGACACAGACAAGGATTCTGGAGGCCGCGATTAGCCTGTTCAACGAGGCCAGCGCATCCAGTGTTTCCAGCAACCGTATCGCAGAGGCGGCCGGGATCAGCAAAGGCAACCTGCACTACCATTATGCTTCCAAGGAAGAGATCATCTTCGATATCTGGAATCAGATGGAAGTGGAGATTCGCAACTGGGCGGATGATGCAACGCGCCCTACCCTCGACCACATGGCCCGGATGGCCCTGCGCCAATATCGCCTTATCTGGCGTTACCGATTCTTTTACCAGGAACTCAACATACTGCTGGAAAACGACCCGGAACTGAAGTTCCGCTTCAATCAAGTGCGGCGCCAGAGGATGGACAAGGTCTATCGCTTTTTCAAAGCCCTGGCGAAAGCGGGAGTACTGCAGCCCGACCTGACCGATGAGCAATTGCGCGACCTGATCCGTATTTCCTGGATAGTTTCCGACTTCTGGCTCAGCTTCGCACGAGTAGAACAGGACACGGTGGACATGGCCACCATGCAGGAGGGGTACCAACTGATACTGCAACTGTTCAAACCGGTGATGACCGAGGCAGCGCTGCGAGCCATTCCGGATTCCTTACGCATGTTTTCAGTTGCCTCCCCGGAGGAGCCCGCAAAAAGCCCGTAGGCTTTCTGCGGGAACACATACGCATCCAGCAGCTAGAAACTCTTGCGAATGGCAATACCCAGAGTACGAGGCCGCGATCCCACTACTGCCAGAGGGTCCTGCACACTGGCAATGGCGTCAAATTCCGCCCGTTCGTCAGTGACGTTCTTGCCATAGAGGGTCAGCTCGAGATCGTTGGACAATGTCAGGGAAGCGCGCAGATTCACCAATGCGTAGGCATCCAGCTCTCGATTGAACTCACTGGCTGTATCAAAGCGGGTGTCAGCATCGCCGCGATAAGTGACATCGCCACGCAATTTGAGTTCTCCCATTGACAGTGCGGTGGTATAGGTCAGCGCCGCGAAACCCTGGACATCGGGGATGTTCGGTATGCTATCGCCGCTAAAACCACGATCCTCGCCCTCGTCCACGAAGGGCTGGTCTTCAGTCAGTTCCGCGTCGACCAGGGTAAGCCCTAGCTGCAGTTCCAGTGCACTGGTAACGGTAGCATTCATGTTGAATTCCAGGCCGTTGATCTCGGATTCCCCGGCATTGGTGATGAATGGAATGCCACTCTGGACGTCGAGGGTTTGCACCTGCATGTCTTCCCAGACTATCTGGTAGATCGCGCCCTGCAATGACAGCCTGCCTCCGGCAAACCGGGACTTCACCCCGAGTTCATAGTTGATCAGCTCATCCGCGCCATAGGAGGCCGGGACATTCTCGGTAAAGCTGATATCGGCCTGGTTGAGCCCGCCTACACGAAAGCCCTGGGACACGGTGCCATAGATATTCAAGGCATCGCTCGGGCGGTAGGAAAGACTGATCTTTCCGGTAACCTTGTCTTCGTCATCCTTGTTGCTGAATGGCCCGAGTGCTGCCGCGGAGCCGAAATCATGAAACGTGCCTTCCGTGGACTCCAATGTAGAGTCGAAATAACGAGCGCCGACCGTCAGTTCGAAGTCATTGTTGATGTCATAGCTTATCTCGCCAAAAAGGGCGTTCTGCTCCAGGTCGCCATTGACATAGCGGCCAAAGAAGGTGGTCCCGCCCTCAGGGCCGAGGGCGTTATTGTCGGGCCCGGGAATGAACGGATCGGCAAGACCGTTGTCGTTGACACTGACCACATGGACAGCAAAATCCGTATCTTCGCGCTGCATGAACGCCCCCACCAGGAACTGCAGCGGGCCGTCAAGGGTCGAGGCAAAGCGGATCTCGCCTGAAAATATGTCGCGACCTTGAGGCTGTGAAGTGATGCCCGGGAGCGGCACACCAAAGAAAAACAGGATAGGTGAGGAATCAAAGTTGAAGTGGATGTCGCGGTTGAACTGGTTTGCAGTGGCTGTCAGCAAACCGCTGTCGAAGCGGTAGGAGGCGGTGAGACTGAACAGCTCCATCTCATCATCCCAGGGACTGCGCGTGATATCCGTGTTCTCGAAATGTGAAGAGGCGGTGATGGGCGGGAAGCCCGCATCGGCACTGCCAAAACTGGTAACACCTTTCGGTGTATAACGGGAACTGCCGCCGGCTGTTGTCTCCTGCCGAAGGTAACTGAGATCAATGCTCAGGCGGTCATCGGGCGTGTAGCGCAACATCAACCGGCCACCGTTGGTTTCCTCATCATTGACATCCTCGTATGGCCCACCGATGGCGCGCGACTGATCGATCCAGCCGCTGTTGTCGACGCGCCAGGCCACTGCCCGCGCGGCCAGCACATTATCGATGAGGGGAACATTCAGCACCCCCGAGTAGACCTGGTTATCGCTCCCTTCCCGGGTGTCGCTGAAGTCGGCAGCGACCTCGCCCGAGAACCCGTCGAAGTTCGGCTTGGCGGGCGTGTAGCGGATAAGGCCGCTCATTGAGTTGGCGCCGTACTGGGTGCCCTGGGGGCCGTTGAGCACTTCGATACGCTCAATATCAATGAGCTTGATATCCGGGTTGCGGCCACCGCCATCCTGGGCGTTGCTGCCGGTGATCACGGCCTCGTCAAAATAGAAACCTACCGTCGACGGACCCGAGGAATTGACACCACGAATGATGAATTCCTTGTCACCCGGACCCAGATCCTGGAATTGAAGTCCCGGGACGCTGCCCGCGAAATCGGTAAATTCAAACGCCCCCCGGTTTTCCAGCTCATCATTGCCCAGCACAGTTACGATATTGGCCAGATCCTGGACGCTGCTTGCGCCCATTTTACTGGCAGTAACAACAACCTCTTCCAGACTCTGCGCCAGAACCTGAGGTGCTCCCGCTGCCGAGAGTGCCAGCACCGCTGCTGAACCGACTTTTAGTGTGCCTGAATATCGGCATAGTCTTGATTTGGACATGTGGTTATTCTCCTTGATTGCAAATATGGAAACAGGTTCTTGGTATCAGTAATTGATATTGGGCTCTCCGGCCGGATAAAAATGTCCGGCCAACATCATGCCGTCGGGACTCTCGCACTCCAGCGAATGTTCCTGCTTCGCGGGTAGGAAAATCAGATCACCAGCGCGAACCGGCGCACGCAGGGTCTCGGTCCAGAGCGTGCCGTAGCCGGACAGTATGACAATCGCTTCCTCGTAAAGGTGGCGGTGTGGCGCTGCCTTGGACTGCGGCACTTCGCCGATAAACTGGCTCACCTCGTCACTTCCGGTGCCTTCGCCGATGAGGACCTGGTAGAACCGGTCGGCCATGGTTTTGCGAGAGGATTCGTCGTATATCGCAGTGCGCTCGGCATATCGGCTATCGAAGCGGTCGGGCATGCTGTCGACGAGCTCCAGGCTGGCGTCACCCGGGCACAGCGTCATCAGCAGCTGCAGTGGCTCCGAGTCACTCTCCCGGGCAATGCGGAAGGCCTCTCCCTTGCGGATCAGGGCGCCACCGCGCGGTCGCAGGGGGAAGTTCCTGCCGGAAATCGTAACGCTGCCCTTTCCCGTGAGGCAGAAAAGCACCACTTCCGCACCAGCCACGCTGAAAACCTGGCTTTCATCGTCGTCCAGTTTCACTGCTGATTGGGCAATGAATTCGGCACCGTCCAGGCCGCTGATGATCGGCGCCAGGGCAA
It contains:
- a CDS encoding TetR/AcrR family transcriptional regulator, coding for MATRETQTRILEAAISLFNEASASSVSSNRIAEAAGISKGNLHYHYASKEEIIFDIWNQMEVEIRNWADDATRPTLDHMARMALRQYRLIWRYRFFYQELNILLENDPELKFRFNQVRRQRMDKVYRFFKALAKAGVLQPDLTDEQLRDLIRISWIVSDFWLSFARVEQDTVDMATMQEGYQLILQLFKPVMTEAALRAIPDSLRMFSVASPEEPAKSP
- a CDS encoding CDGSH iron-sulfur domain-containing protein, which translates into the protein MDEPVIVQPKPYHVTVEAGRRYLWCSCGLSKTQPFCDQSHVGTTFRPVLHTATETRSVLFCGCKHTREQPFCDGSHNNLVDEYITDDRPREVLLAQTELARFDATGKALLDGGCYVRRHEQLHWTHRGGLALAPIISGLDGAEFIAQSAVKLDDDESQVFSVAGAEVVLFCLTGKGSVTISGRNFPLRPRGGALIRKGEAFRIARESDSEPLQLLMTLCPGDASLELVDSMPDRFDSRYAERTAIYDESSRKTMADRFYQVLIGEGTGSDEVSQFIGEVPQSKAAPHRHLYEEAIVILSGYGTLWTETLRAPVRAGDLIFLPAKQEHSLECESPDGMMLAGHFYPAGEPNINY
- a CDS encoding AzlC family ABC transporter permease, with translation MYHNPSQLTLADVRAGFWRLLPLSLFVAAFGLAFGLAGVQAGLSGLEIVVMSAAVFAGTAQFAALDLWGLEVPLLPLLATTFAINARMLLMGASLYPWLRQVPRANAMPACWFCLTRTGP
- a CDS encoding DUF1853 family protein, producing MIDIRNIGGPYYLRHLHWLCSAPSLVENAAVFTVGKWLPVDFEQNLQAVSGNARLAASLSEAAGKKLGHYFEQLYACLLTELLGWQILARNLPVRDGGRTLGELDFLVRNPATGEAEHHEVAVKFYLGCRPAGEGEVRWYGPGSRDRLDLKSHRLLEHQARLAVLPETQALLDALGLPHPVRSRVLMPGYLFYPHDDSLPAPVGVPADHQRGTWLRATAVEDSQLEFAVVLHKPDWLGPWSQSPSPDSRQAIAAAGQIAGGASPRLFARLLQDPATGLWREQERFFLVPDAWPFADNISRRRPWPDRD
- a CDS encoding TonB-dependent receptor, translating into MSKSRLCRYSGTLKVGSAAVLALSAAGAPQVLAQSLEEVVVTASKMGASSVQDLANIVTVLGNDELENRGAFEFTDFAGSVPGLQFQDLGPGDKEFIIRGVNSSGPSTVGFYFDEAVITGSNAQDGGGRNPDIKLIDIERIEVLNGPQGTQYGANSMSGLIRYTPAKPNFDGFSGEVAADFSDTREGSDNQVYSGVLNVPLIDNVLAARAVAWRVDNSGWIDQSRAIGGPYEDVNDEETNGGRLMLRYTPDDRLSIDLSYLRQETTAGGSSRYTPKGVTSFGSADAGFPPITASSHFENTDITRSPWDDEMELFSLTASYRFDSGLLTATANQFNRDIHFNFDSSPILFFFGVPLPGITSQPQGRDIFSGEIRFASTLDGPLQFLVGAFMQREDTDFAVHVVSVNDNGLADPFIPGPDNNALGPEGGTTFFGRYVNGDLEQNALFGEISYDINNDFELTVGARYFDSTLESTEGTFHDFGSAAALGPFSNKDDEDKVTGKISLSYRPSDALNIYGTVSQGFRVGGLNQADISFTENVPASYGADELINYELGVKSRFAGGRLSLQGAIYQIVWEDMQVQTLDVQSGIPFITNAGESEINGLEFNMNATVTSALELQLGLTLVDAELTEDQPFVDEGEDRGFSGDSIPNIPDVQGFAALTYTTALSMGELKLRGDVTYRGDADTRFDTASEFNRELDAYALVNLRASLTLSNDLELTLYGKNVTDERAEFDAIASVQDPLAVVGSRPRTLGIAIRKSF
- a CDS encoding AzlD family protein, with the protein product MISTAEGGALLLIGLMALITLLTRIGGVLMMSLLPVNARVESFINAMSGSVLIAVLVPIAVEGDSGARLALLATAGTMVLSKRPMLAIAAGIVVAALSRWALVP